The Christiangramia flava JLT2011 genome has a segment encoding these proteins:
- the ribH gene encoding 6,7-dimethyl-8-ribityllumazine synthase: MATEGKNLSEYDKNTIPNAKDFRFGIVVSEWNEEITEGLFQGAFDAFIENGVKKENIVRWNVPGSFELIYGCKKLQQTFDMLDAIIAVGSVIQGETKHFDFVCEGVTQGIKDLNIQGDIPVIFCVLTDNHIEQSRARSGGKHGNKGTEAAIAAIKMAQLRKDADFYKG, translated from the coding sequence ATGGCAACAGAAGGTAAGAACCTTTCAGAATACGATAAGAATACAATCCCAAACGCGAAAGACTTTCGGTTTGGGATTGTTGTTTCAGAATGGAACGAGGAGATCACTGAAGGTCTTTTCCAGGGTGCTTTTGATGCCTTTATTGAAAATGGTGTCAAAAAGGAAAATATCGTTCGCTGGAACGTTCCTGGAAGTTTTGAACTGATTTATGGCTGTAAAAAACTTCAGCAAACTTTTGACATGTTGGATGCCATTATCGCCGTGGGAAGCGTGATCCAGGGTGAAACCAAGCATTTCGATTTTGTTTGTGAAGGCGTGACACAGGGGATCAAAGACCTGAATATCCAGGGAGATATTCCCGTGATCTTTTGTGTGTTGACCGATAATCATATCGAACAGTCCCGGGCCAGAAGCGGTGGGAAACACGGCAATAAAGGTACGGAGGCGGCGATCGCGGCCATTAAAATGGCTCAGCTTCGGAAAGACGCCGATTTCTACAAGGGTTAA
- the mutL gene encoding DNA mismatch repair endonuclease MutL, producing the protein MSDIIQLLPDHVANQIAAGEVVQRPASVIKELLENSIDAHATRIQVVIKDAGKTLIQVVDDGVGMSVTDARMSFERHATSKIKLADDLFSLKTKGFRGEALASIAAIAHVELKTRRAEEEIGTCIKMEGSQVVSQEACVTPKGTCLSVKNLFYNIPARRNFLKSDNVETRHIIDEFQRVALAHPDISFSLTHNNNELFQLPPSNQRQRITNIFGGKTNEKLVPVEEDTGIVKVSGFVGKPEFAKKSRGEQFFFVNNRFIKSPYLNHAVVAAFEGLLKDKSYPSYFLYLDVDPKSIDINIHPTKTEIKFDDEHALYAILKSAIKHSLGQFNVAPMLDFERDSDLDTPYDYKNKNASAPQIEVDRDFNPFKNEGGLASFSGGGGNVSYRRERSAASWDGIYTGLETETMPESSANLKEIEFESEEVTGNLFGAKEEEHGRSTFQLNKKYIISTLKSGLLAIDQHRAHTRILYEELLKNITVSAAVSQQLLFPLKLQFNKHENEMLKEIKDSLEQTGFVFSEFGRDEVEITGIPTLIAESEVEMLLEKLLADFEKEVPSDGFSQTDLMAKSLASSMAVRSGTLLNSAEQQHIVNRLFACKEPGLTPFNKTIFTTIGVDELDKKFA; encoded by the coding sequence ATGAGTGATATAATTCAATTGCTTCCCGATCATGTTGCCAACCAGATCGCTGCGGGAGAAGTAGTGCAACGGCCGGCATCTGTAATCAAAGAACTTTTAGAAAATTCCATCGACGCCCATGCGACGAGGATCCAGGTGGTCATTAAAGACGCCGGAAAAACCTTGATCCAGGTTGTCGATGACGGTGTTGGAATGAGCGTAACTGATGCTCGCATGAGTTTTGAACGGCACGCCACCTCCAAGATCAAACTGGCTGATGATCTTTTCAGTTTAAAAACCAAAGGTTTTAGGGGAGAAGCCCTAGCTTCCATAGCGGCGATTGCCCACGTGGAACTGAAGACCAGAAGAGCTGAAGAAGAAATTGGCACCTGTATCAAAATGGAAGGTAGCCAGGTCGTTTCCCAGGAAGCTTGTGTTACCCCCAAAGGAACCTGCCTGAGCGTCAAGAATCTTTTTTATAATATTCCCGCGCGCCGCAATTTCCTGAAGTCAGATAATGTGGAAACGCGGCATATTATTGATGAATTTCAGCGAGTGGCGCTGGCGCATCCAGATATCAGTTTCTCGCTTACGCATAATAACAATGAACTATTTCAGCTTCCGCCGTCCAACCAGCGGCAGCGAATCACCAATATTTTCGGGGGAAAAACCAATGAAAAACTGGTTCCGGTTGAAGAAGATACCGGGATCGTTAAAGTTTCAGGCTTCGTAGGAAAACCGGAATTTGCCAAAAAAAGCAGGGGAGAGCAGTTTTTCTTTGTGAATAATCGCTTTATCAAAAGTCCTTATTTGAATCATGCGGTCGTGGCGGCATTCGAAGGTCTGCTCAAAGACAAATCGTATCCAAGTTACTTCTTGTATCTGGATGTGGATCCCAAATCGATCGATATCAACATTCATCCCACGAAAACGGAAATCAAGTTTGACGATGAGCATGCGCTGTATGCCATTTTGAAAAGTGCGATCAAGCATAGCCTGGGGCAATTTAACGTGGCGCCAATGTTGGATTTCGAGCGTGACAGCGATCTGGACACCCCTTATGATTACAAGAATAAGAATGCCAGCGCTCCTCAGATCGAAGTTGATCGGGATTTCAATCCTTTTAAAAATGAAGGTGGTTTGGCATCTTTTTCAGGTGGAGGCGGAAATGTGAGCTATCGCAGGGAACGTTCAGCCGCCAGTTGGGATGGTATTTATACCGGTCTGGAAACCGAAACCATGCCTGAATCTTCAGCAAACCTGAAGGAGATCGAATTTGAAAGTGAGGAAGTGACCGGAAATCTTTTTGGGGCGAAAGAGGAAGAGCACGGAAGGTCTACTTTCCAGCTCAACAAAAAATATATTATTTCCACTTTGAAAAGCGGCCTGCTGGCGATTGATCAGCATCGGGCGCATACCAGAATTCTTTACGAGGAGCTTCTGAAGAATATAACTGTTTCAGCAGCAGTGAGCCAGCAACTACTATTTCCATTGAAACTTCAATTCAACAAGCATGAAAATGAAATGCTAAAAGAGATAAAAGATTCGCTGGAACAAACAGGTTTCGTATTTTCGGAATTCGGAAGGGATGAAGTGGAGATCACTGGTATTCCAACGCTCATTGCGGAAAGCGAGGTGGAAATGCTGTTGGAGAAACTGCTGGCCGATTTTGAAAAAGAGGTGCCCAGCGACGGTTTTTCACAAACCGATTTAATGGCCAAGTCACTGGCGAGCAGTATGGCGGTTCGTTCGGGAACTCTTTTGAATTCTGCGGAACAACAGCATATCGTAAACCGACTTTTTGCCTGTAAAGAGCCCGGACTAACACCTTTCAATAAGACCATTTTCACTACGATTGGCGTGGATGAACTGGATAAAAAATTTGCTTGA
- a CDS encoding rhomboid family intramembrane serine protease codes for MGRITETVKVLLIINVIFFIGSQLIGDAAYQYFALWFFKNPNFAFWQGITHMFMHGGFTHILFNMYALWAFGSPIEQMLGQRRFLFFYFASGIGAAALHTLVNFFAFQNGYDALLGIGWTPAEIMDFANQAFQTNQFQIPSGVDQETLRSMLEAYSNPAVGASGAIYGILVAFGMMFPNVELFLIFVPIPIKAKFFIPALILLDLFSGVTGYSLFGGSIAHFAHVGGALFGFLMMYYWKKNQFNDNRWY; via the coding sequence ATGGGAAGAATCACTGAAACCGTAAAGGTTTTACTTATAATTAATGTTATTTTCTTTATTGGGAGTCAGCTAATTGGCGATGCGGCTTACCAGTATTTTGCACTCTGGTTTTTTAAGAATCCGAATTTTGCATTTTGGCAGGGAATCACCCATATGTTCATGCATGGTGGTTTCACCCATATTCTTTTCAATATGTATGCGCTTTGGGCATTTGGAAGCCCCATTGAGCAGATGCTTGGGCAGCGCCGTTTCCTGTTCTTTTATTTTGCCTCCGGTATTGGTGCCGCCGCGCTGCACACTTTGGTGAACTTTTTTGCCTTTCAGAATGGATATGATGCTTTATTAGGAATTGGCTGGACTCCGGCTGAAATTATGGATTTTGCTAACCAGGCTTTCCAGACAAACCAGTTCCAGATCCCTTCCGGAGTAGACCAGGAAACCTTACGATCGATGCTGGAAGCCTATTCTAACCCGGCGGTGGGAGCTTCCGGAGCAATATATGGTATACTCGTGGCGTTTGGGATGATGTTCCCTAATGTGGAGTTGTTCCTGATCTTTGTGCCTATTCCAATCAAAGCGAAGTTCTTCATTCCCGCGCTGATCCTGTTGGATCTGTTCTCAGGAGTGACCGGCTATTCTCTTTTTGGAGGCTCCATCGCGCATTTTGCACATGTTGGTGGCGCGTTATTCGGGTTTTTGATGATGTATTACTGGAAAAAGAACCAATTCAACGATAATCGCTGGTATTGA
- a CDS encoding rhomboid family intramembrane serine protease: MRTSDKLRYKMQTATITEKLIAINVLVFVLFFLIRTIAFLFQTSGDFLMQWFVFPDDPMEFLLKPWSIITYSFLHAGIWHILSNMLILYFSGIYFLNYFSPKRLLNYYFLGVIIGALVYMASYNLFPVFQANGKSYLIGASAGVMAVLIGIATYIPNMRVQLMFLGSIKFWWIAAFLVIVDIVQIPMGNAGGHFAHLGGAALGYIYTTQLQKGNDIGKWFENLVDGIATLFKPKSERRAKMKTVYRNKTQRAKTTTSRTSNASSRLNKDEKQKKVDAILDKISKSGYDSLTKAEKDFLFQAGKED, translated from the coding sequence ATGCGTACTTCAGATAAATTGAGATATAAAATGCAAACGGCAACGATCACTGAAAAGCTGATCGCTATAAACGTGCTCGTTTTTGTCTTGTTTTTCCTGATCCGCACCATCGCATTCCTTTTCCAGACTTCAGGTGATTTTTTAATGCAGTGGTTCGTTTTTCCTGACGATCCAATGGAATTTCTACTGAAACCCTGGTCTATCATCACCTATTCGTTTTTACACGCCGGCATTTGGCACATCTTGTCAAATATGCTCATCTTATATTTTTCCGGAATCTATTTCCTGAATTACTTTTCTCCAAAAAGGCTGCTGAATTACTATTTCCTGGGTGTGATCATCGGAGCGCTGGTTTATATGGCCAGTTATAACTTATTTCCGGTTTTCCAGGCAAATGGAAAATCGTACCTGATTGGTGCTTCTGCCGGTGTAATGGCCGTACTGATTGGCATCGCGACCTACATCCCGAACATGAGGGTGCAACTGATGTTCCTGGGGAGTATCAAATTCTGGTGGATCGCCGCCTTTCTGGTTATTGTAGATATCGTTCAGATTCCTATGGGGAACGCCGGTGGTCATTTTGCCCATTTGGGAGGTGCCGCGCTGGGTTACATCTACACCACTCAGTTACAGAAAGGAAATGATATAGGCAAGTGGTTTGAAAACCTGGTTGATGGCATTGCTACTCTCTTCAAACCAAAGAGTGAACGCAGGGCTAAAATGAAGACCGTGTACCGCAACAAAACGCAGCGCGCAAAAACTACCACTTCCAGAACCAGTAACGCATCTTCGAGGCTGAATAAGGATGAGAAGCAGAAAAAGGTAGACGCAATCCTGGATAAGATCAGTAAAAGTGGTTATGATAGCCTGACGAAGGCCGAAAAAGATTTCCTGTTTCAGGCCGGCAAAGAAGATTAG
- a CDS encoding endonuclease/exonuclease/phosphatase family protein, with amino-acid sequence MKKLNVFDKFIFILNSLAALALLLSYLLPHIPPESFPLLSVLSLGVPVLIILNIILLLYWSFRLKRQFLLSLVVLLIGYQYVSGFVRFSEGEKDEKGQADFSIMSYNVRMFNAYEWTDRKNIPENITAFVREKDPDIVCMQEFYRKATDLVKIYPYSYIELKGKASEFGSAIFSKYPIIKKYSLNFPQDGNNNAIYADVVIGQDTVRVFNVHFQSLNIKPEINDLKKEDSKKLLGRIGYGFSLQQEQLEMLIPEMKQSPYQKLVVGDFNNTSFSYIYNQLKEEGNFKDAFLEAGSGFGQSFKLTYFPLRIDFMLLEQEMTVQEFSRFEVDYSDHYPVLSKISL; translated from the coding sequence ATGAAAAAGCTGAATGTCTTTGATAAATTCATTTTTATTCTGAATTCGCTGGCGGCGCTGGCTTTATTACTGTCTTATTTGCTTCCGCATATTCCGCCTGAATCATTTCCATTATTGTCGGTGCTCAGTTTGGGTGTGCCGGTTTTAATTATTCTGAATATCATTTTGCTGCTTTACTGGTCTTTCCGTTTGAAAAGACAATTTCTGCTTAGCCTGGTGGTATTGTTAATAGGTTACCAATATGTTTCTGGTTTTGTTCGTTTTTCCGAAGGAGAAAAAGATGAAAAAGGACAGGCAGATTTTTCGATTATGAGCTATAACGTTCGTATGTTCAATGCCTATGAATGGACAGATCGTAAGAATATTCCTGAAAATATTACAGCTTTTGTAAGAGAAAAAGATCCGGATATTGTTTGTATGCAGGAATTTTACAGGAAAGCAACTGACCTGGTGAAGATTTACCCTTACAGTTATATCGAATTAAAAGGCAAAGCATCTGAATTTGGTTCAGCAATTTTCTCCAAATACCCGATCATTAAGAAGTATTCGCTGAATTTCCCGCAGGATGGCAATAATAATGCTATTTATGCTGATGTGGTGATCGGCCAGGATACGGTAAGAGTTTTTAACGTACATTTCCAATCACTCAACATCAAGCCGGAGATCAATGATCTTAAAAAAGAAGATTCTAAAAAATTGCTGGGCAGGATAGGCTATGGATTTTCACTGCAACAGGAACAGCTGGAAATGCTGATACCGGAAATGAAGCAATCGCCTTATCAAAAACTGGTAGTTGGGGATTTCAACAACACGAGTTTTTCCTATATCTATAACCAGCTGAAGGAAGAGGGTAATTTCAAGGATGCATTCCTGGAAGCGGGCAGCGGTTTTGGACAAAGCTTTAAACTGACCTATTTCCCGCTGCGGATCGATTTTATGCTGCTGGAACAGGAAATGACCGTTCAGGAATTTTCGCGTTTCGAGGTAGATTATTCAGATCACTACCCGGTGCTCAGTAAGATTTCCTTATAA
- a CDS encoding WbqC family protein — protein sequence MKKALFHPSYFGPVSLWVALSQTDQIIFENEDNYQKQTYRNRMYIYDANGKLNLNIPVKHSSALGLDTNGRQKYQDVQIENDFDWQVRHWRALQTSYQTSPFFEFYEDECYPLYEKKFKFLMDFNYRCMEFAAEAMQFDLEFAKTSEYILEPENVTDLRSLVSAKRKQSFQNEPYTQVFSEKLKFENDLSILDLLFNEGPNTLAYLQRQEL from the coding sequence ATGAAAAAAGCCTTATTTCATCCATCCTATTTTGGACCGGTAAGCCTATGGGTAGCACTATCCCAAACCGATCAGATCATTTTTGAAAACGAGGATAATTACCAGAAACAAACTTACCGTAATCGAATGTATATCTACGATGCCAACGGTAAACTGAATCTGAACATTCCTGTAAAACATAGCAGCGCCCTGGGTTTGGATACTAACGGAAGACAGAAATACCAGGATGTGCAGATCGAAAATGATTTTGACTGGCAGGTGCGGCATTGGCGGGCGCTTCAAACTTCCTATCAAACCTCTCCGTTTTTTGAATTTTACGAGGATGAATGCTACCCGCTTTACGAGAAAAAATTTAAGTTCTTGATGGATTTCAATTATCGCTGTATGGAATTTGCCGCGGAAGCCATGCAATTCGATCTGGAATTCGCCAAAACTTCGGAATACATTCTGGAACCTGAAAATGTAACTGATCTCAGATCATTGGTATCGGCTAAAAGAAAACAGTCGTTTCAGAATGAGCCCTACACGCAGGTATTTTCAGAAAAACTGAAGTTTGAAAACGATTTGAGTATTCTCGACCTCTTGTTCAACGAAGGGCCGAACACGCTGGCCTACCTGCAAAGGCAGGAATTATAA